Proteins from a single region of Centropristis striata isolate RG_2023a ecotype Rhode Island chromosome 9, C.striata_1.0, whole genome shotgun sequence:
- the LOC131977397 gene encoding serine/arginine-rich splicing factor 11-like isoform X1, protein MNSNTHVIQVTNVSPSTTSEQMRTLFGFLGNIEELKLFPPDDSPLPVTSRVCFVKFLESESVGVSQHLTNTVFVDRALIVVPFAEGVIPDESKAMSLLAPANAVAGMMPGGGLLPTPNPLATMGGTPFGGLGAPNMEQMAAMGMPGPNMNPQALSADFLKLMQSMDPKLNPLAAGLNLNPGLKNDASNKEIEEAMKRVREAQSLISAAIEPGNKKDDKRKHSRSRSRSRRRRSRSRSRHRRSKSRSRRRSHSRSRRRSKSPRRRRTHSRERGRRSRSRDRRKEEKSKKRSKTPPKSYSSARRSRSISRRHRRSRTASRSPRRRLSRSPSIRRHKKEKKKDKEREKDRDRERREDRDRSRDERERSSSKKKKSKDKERDRERKSDSEKGDVKVTRDYDEEEQGYDSEKEGEEDDDERKSDSDSVSSPKGQEEMERSEGQIPKKSKLNGDDHHQEDMEMSD, encoded by the exons ATGAATTCCAACACGCACGTCATCCAGGTGACTAACGTCTCCCCGAGCACGACGTCCGAACAAATGAGGACTCTGTTCGGCTTCCTCGGAAACATAGAGGAGCTCAAACTGTTTCCACCTGA TGACTCTCCCTTGCCTGTGACTTCACGTGTCTGTTTTGTAAAGTTCCTTGAGTCTGAGTCGGTGGGAGTTTCCCAACACCTGACGAACACCGTCTTCGTGGACCGAGCCTTGATCGTGGTCCCTTTCGCTGAAG GAGTCATTCCTGATGAATCTAAAGCTATGTCGCTGCTGGCTCCAGCCAATGCCGTGGCAGGAATGATGCCTGGGGGAGGCCTTCTTCCAACACCCAATCCTCTGGCAACA ATGGGAGGGACGCCATTCGGAGGTCTCGGAGCTCCCAACATGGAGCAAATGGCTGCCATGGGAATGCCGGGCCCAAACATGAACCCCCAG GCTCTTTCTGCAGACTTCCTGAAGCTCATGCAGTCCATGGACCCCAA ACTGAATCCATTAGCGGCCGGACTGAACTTGAATCCGGGACTGAAGAATGACGCCTCCAATAAGGAGATTGAAGAGGCCATGAAGAGAGTCCGAGAAGCCCAGTCTCTCATCTCTGCAGCTATTGAACCAGGAA ataagAAAGATGACAAGCGCAAACATTCCCGCTCCCGTTCACGGTCACGGCGTAGGCGGTCCAGATCTCGCTCAAGACATAG ACGCTCTAAGAGCAGGTCTCGGCGGAGGTCCCATTCAAGGAGTAGGCGGAGGTCCAAGAGTCCACGCAGGAGGAGGACTCACTCCCGGGAGAGAGGGCGCCGCAGTAGATCTAG GGACCGGAGGAAGGAGGAAAAGTCTAAGAAAAGGTCGAAGACGCCCCCCAAGAGCTACAGCAGTGCCAGGAGGTCTCGAAGCATCAGTCG GAGGCACAGGCGAAGCCGTACTGCATCTCGGTCCCCCAGAAGGAGGTTGTCCAGGTCTCCATCCATCAGACG tcacaagaaagagaaaaagaaggacAAGGAGCGTGAGAAGGACCGGGAcagagaaaggagggaggacaGGGACCGCAGCAGAGATGAAAGAGAACGCTCCAgcagcaagaagaagaagagcaaagaCAAGGAGCGAGATCGGGAACGCAAGTCTGATAGTGAGAAAGGAGACGTTAAG GTGACCCGCGATTACGATGAAGAGGAGCAAGGTTATGACAGTGAAAAGGAAGGCGAGGAGGATGACGATGAGAGGAAGAGCGACTCCGACTCTGTGTCGTCCCCCAAAGGCCAGGAGGAGATGGAGCGCTCAGAGGGCCAAATCCCCAAAAAGTCCAAACTGAACGGAGACGACCACCATCAGGAAGACATGGAGATGAGCGACTAA
- the LOC131977397 gene encoding serine/arginine-rich splicing factor 11-like isoform X2: protein MSLLAPANAVAGMMPGGGLLPTPNPLATMGGTPFGGLGAPNMEQMAAMGMPGPNMNPQALSADFLKLMQSMDPKLNPLAAGLNLNPGLKNDASNKEIEEAMKRVREAQSLISAAIEPGNKKDDKRKHSRSRSRSRRRRSRSRSRHRRSKSRSRRRSHSRSRRRSKSPRRRRTHSRERGRRSRSRDRRKEEKSKKRSKTPPKSYSSARRSRSISRRHRRSRTASRSPRRRLSRSPSIRRHKKEKKKDKEREKDRDRERREDRDRSRDERERSSSKKKKSKDKERDRERKSDSEKGDVKVTRDYDEEEQGYDSEKEGEEDDDERKSDSDSVSSPKGQEEMERSEGQIPKKSKLNGDDHHQEDMEMSD from the exons ATGTCGCTGCTGGCTCCAGCCAATGCCGTGGCAGGAATGATGCCTGGGGGAGGCCTTCTTCCAACACCCAATCCTCTGGCAACA ATGGGAGGGACGCCATTCGGAGGTCTCGGAGCTCCCAACATGGAGCAAATGGCTGCCATGGGAATGCCGGGCCCAAACATGAACCCCCAG GCTCTTTCTGCAGACTTCCTGAAGCTCATGCAGTCCATGGACCCCAA ACTGAATCCATTAGCGGCCGGACTGAACTTGAATCCGGGACTGAAGAATGACGCCTCCAATAAGGAGATTGAAGAGGCCATGAAGAGAGTCCGAGAAGCCCAGTCTCTCATCTCTGCAGCTATTGAACCAGGAA ataagAAAGATGACAAGCGCAAACATTCCCGCTCCCGTTCACGGTCACGGCGTAGGCGGTCCAGATCTCGCTCAAGACATAG ACGCTCTAAGAGCAGGTCTCGGCGGAGGTCCCATTCAAGGAGTAGGCGGAGGTCCAAGAGTCCACGCAGGAGGAGGACTCACTCCCGGGAGAGAGGGCGCCGCAGTAGATCTAG GGACCGGAGGAAGGAGGAAAAGTCTAAGAAAAGGTCGAAGACGCCCCCCAAGAGCTACAGCAGTGCCAGGAGGTCTCGAAGCATCAGTCG GAGGCACAGGCGAAGCCGTACTGCATCTCGGTCCCCCAGAAGGAGGTTGTCCAGGTCTCCATCCATCAGACG tcacaagaaagagaaaaagaaggacAAGGAGCGTGAGAAGGACCGGGAcagagaaaggagggaggacaGGGACCGCAGCAGAGATGAAAGAGAACGCTCCAgcagcaagaagaagaagagcaaagaCAAGGAGCGAGATCGGGAACGCAAGTCTGATAGTGAGAAAGGAGACGTTAAG GTGACCCGCGATTACGATGAAGAGGAGCAAGGTTATGACAGTGAAAAGGAAGGCGAGGAGGATGACGATGAGAGGAAGAGCGACTCCGACTCTGTGTCGTCCCCCAAAGGCCAGGAGGAGATGGAGCGCTCAGAGGGCCAAATCCCCAAAAAGTCCAAACTGAACGGAGACGACCACCATCAGGAAGACATGGAGATGAGCGACTAA